A genomic window from Herbiconiux aconitum includes:
- the ygfZ gene encoding CAF17-like 4Fe-4S cluster assembly/insertion protein YgfZ yields the protein MTASPFLDLPGAVAASGADEGVAAHYGNPIIEQRMLAGGPGAPAGSGASVVVDLSNRGVISVSGPDRLSWLDSVTSQSIRELAPGASAETLLLSANGRIEHAIRVVDDGETAWLLVDAAETAPLEEWLQRMRFMLRVEIADRSAEFATVGWLAAGPEDDAPTALATVAEVGNGHPLTWADPWPEVVAGGVQYALVDEHPGATWFWRETLVRRAALPQLVDAVRAGELGVAGLLAAEALRIAAWRPRLSTEVDERSIPHELDWMRSAVHLSKGCYRGQETVAKVHNLGHPPRRLVLLNLDGSDAVLPAAGDEVFAAGTEDAAGHVTSVAIHHEWGPIALAVVKRQLPVDAPVVVRTADGDVAATAEEIVSPDAGATVGRVPRLPRLGARTR from the coding sequence ACTACGGCAACCCGATCATCGAGCAGCGGATGCTCGCGGGCGGCCCGGGCGCACCCGCCGGCTCCGGCGCATCCGTCGTCGTCGACCTCTCGAACCGCGGCGTCATCTCGGTCTCCGGCCCCGACCGGTTGAGCTGGCTCGACTCCGTGACGAGTCAGAGCATCCGGGAACTCGCCCCCGGCGCCTCGGCAGAGACGCTGCTGCTGAGCGCCAACGGGCGCATCGAGCACGCCATCCGGGTTGTGGATGACGGCGAGACCGCGTGGCTCCTGGTCGACGCCGCCGAGACCGCGCCGCTCGAAGAGTGGTTGCAGCGGATGCGTTTCATGCTGCGGGTCGAGATCGCCGACCGCAGCGCCGAGTTCGCCACCGTCGGCTGGCTTGCCGCCGGCCCTGAAGATGACGCGCCAACAGCTCTCGCGACCGTCGCCGAAGTCGGCAACGGGCACCCGCTCACCTGGGCCGACCCCTGGCCCGAGGTCGTGGCCGGGGGTGTGCAATACGCGCTGGTCGACGAGCATCCGGGCGCCACCTGGTTCTGGCGTGAGACGCTCGTGCGCCGAGCCGCCCTTCCGCAGCTGGTCGACGCCGTGCGAGCCGGAGAGCTCGGTGTCGCCGGGCTGCTCGCCGCTGAAGCCCTCCGCATCGCCGCCTGGCGGCCGCGGCTCTCCACCGAGGTCGACGAGCGGTCGATCCCCCACGAGCTCGACTGGATGCGGTCGGCCGTGCACCTGAGCAAGGGCTGCTACCGCGGGCAGGAGACCGTCGCGAAGGTGCACAATCTCGGTCACCCGCCGCGTCGGCTCGTGCTGCTGAACCTCGACGGGTCGGACGCCGTGCTCCCCGCCGCGGGCGACGAGGTGTTCGCTGCGGGCACGGAGGATGCCGCGGGGCACGTGACCTCGGTCGCCATCCACCACGAGTGGGGTCCGATCGCGCTCGCCGTGGTGAAACGCCAGCTGCCGGTCGACGCCCCGGTGGTGGTGCGAACGGCCGATGGCGACGTGGCGGCCACCGCAGAAGAGATCGTCTCGCCCGACGCCGGTGCGACGGTGGGCCGTGTGCCCCGCCTGCCCCGGCTGGGCGCCCGCACGCGCTGA
- a CDS encoding FUSC family protein, with the protein MTEVTPADDGPTPRRRRWDAAVRGSVDRTTGSLTAILQLVVAVTISYAVAHYALGHEFPIAAVTVSLSSLGLVLDARPRRVLETAIAMTIGITLSELILLSFGQGLWQFALTMFAVLAVTRALSPLPGIPIVAAVQAALVALTPIPPGGPFTRTADAVVGGLIALACTALLPRDPRRAARREALKFFSAFNALASSLATVLRLGDQRTAEVVLGRARETQHLVDQWKDSIDSAAAIARISPFLRKHRAELAELQVMQTNMDNAARNLRVVIRRLSVLPGGRARPEIAQVIAGVQSAGSMLAQSIDRPELRPIVRQSLVLIAITLDPRILVPEEPVSESALVVSIRPLVYDLLAASGMPAEEALRAFPDISH; encoded by the coding sequence ATGACCGAGGTGACACCGGCCGATGACGGGCCCACTCCTCGCCGGCGCCGGTGGGATGCCGCGGTGCGGGGCAGTGTCGACCGCACGACGGGGAGCCTGACGGCGATCCTGCAGCTGGTGGTGGCCGTCACCATCTCCTATGCGGTCGCGCACTACGCACTCGGTCACGAGTTCCCCATCGCCGCGGTGACGGTGAGCCTGTCGAGCCTCGGGCTGGTGCTCGACGCCCGACCGCGCCGCGTGCTCGAGACGGCCATCGCGATGACGATCGGCATCACGCTGAGCGAGCTGATCCTGCTCTCCTTCGGCCAGGGGTTGTGGCAGTTCGCCCTCACGATGTTCGCCGTGCTCGCGGTCACCCGCGCGCTGTCGCCCCTGCCCGGCATCCCGATCGTGGCCGCGGTGCAGGCGGCGCTCGTGGCACTCACCCCGATCCCGCCCGGCGGACCGTTCACGCGCACGGCCGATGCCGTGGTAGGGGGCTTGATCGCGCTCGCCTGCACGGCGCTGCTGCCGCGCGATCCGCGGCGGGCGGCGCGACGGGAGGCCCTGAAGTTCTTCAGCGCCTTCAACGCGCTGGCCTCGTCACTGGCCACGGTGTTGCGGCTCGGCGACCAACGCACCGCAGAGGTCGTGCTCGGTCGGGCGCGCGAGACGCAGCACCTGGTCGATCAGTGGAAGGACTCTATCGACTCCGCGGCCGCCATCGCCCGCATCTCGCCCTTTCTGCGCAAGCACCGCGCGGAGCTCGCCGAACTGCAGGTGATGCAGACGAACATGGACAACGCCGCGCGCAACCTGCGCGTGGTGATCCGTCGCCTGAGCGTGCTGCCCGGCGGCCGGGCGCGGCCCGAGATCGCGCAGGTCATCGCGGGCGTGCAGAGCGCCGGGTCGATGCTCGCGCAGAGCATCGATCGGCCGGAGCTCCGGCCCATCGTGCGGCAGAGTCTCGTGCTCATCGCGATCACCCTCGACCCGCGCATCCTGGTTCCCGAGGAGCCGGTCTCCGAGTCGGCGCTGGTGGTCTCGATCCGGCCGCTCGTCTACGATCTGCTCGCGGCCAGCGGGATGCCGGCAGAGGAGGCGTTGCGGGCGTTCCCCGACATCAGCCACTGA
- a CDS encoding class I SAM-dependent methyltransferase produces the protein MPIGAVTRGTTNTNRLRRVDRWISTLGILRRTDDPLVVDLGYGASGVTAFELQARLATVRPDVHVTGLEIAPERVATAVAQLKDVRDGRAPFARDARVDFAVGGFEVPLPAGRRAAVIRAFNVLRQYDETAVADAWRRMVSRLQPGGVLVEGTCNELGRVSSWVAAGHDGPESFSVSLRLTELEHPSIVAERLPKVLIHRNVPGEPVHRLLADLDRFWQHNAALGTYGPGQRWIATAEAMAAAGWGVRTPRKRLRLGELTVPWSDVAPRGYSWP, from the coding sequence ATGCCGATCGGGGCCGTGACACGGGGAACCACCAACACCAACCGCCTCCGCCGCGTCGACCGTTGGATCAGCACGCTCGGCATCCTGCGCCGCACCGACGATCCCCTCGTGGTCGACCTCGGCTACGGCGCGAGCGGCGTGACGGCCTTCGAACTGCAAGCGCGGCTCGCGACCGTTCGGCCCGACGTGCACGTCACCGGCCTCGAGATCGCGCCCGAGCGGGTGGCCACGGCGGTGGCGCAGCTGAAAGACGTGCGCGACGGCCGCGCGCCGTTCGCCCGCGACGCTCGGGTCGACTTCGCGGTGGGCGGCTTCGAGGTGCCGTTGCCGGCCGGTCGGCGGGCCGCCGTCATCCGCGCCTTCAACGTGCTCCGGCAATACGACGAGACGGCGGTGGCGGATGCCTGGCGCCGGATGGTCTCGAGGCTCCAACCGGGCGGCGTGCTGGTCGAGGGCACCTGCAACGAACTCGGACGGGTGAGCAGCTGGGTGGCCGCGGGGCACGACGGTCCGGAGTCGTTCAGTGTGTCGCTGCGCCTGACCGAGCTCGAGCATCCGTCGATCGTGGCCGAACGGTTGCCGAAGGTGCTCATCCACCGCAACGTACCGGGCGAGCCGGTGCACCGCTTGCTCGCCGATCTCGACCGGTTCTGGCAGCACAACGCCGCGCTCGGCACCTACGGTCCGGGCCAGCGCTGGATCGCGACCGCCGAGGCGATGGCCGCGGCCGGCTGGGGAGTGCGAACGCCGCGCAAGCGTCTGCGCCTCGGCGAACTCACCGTGCCCTGGAGCGACGTGGCTCCGCGCGGCTACTCCTGGCCGTAG
- a CDS encoding phosphoglyceromutase: MPTEPYTLILLRHGNSEWNQKNLFTGWVDVPLSELGVGEAKRAGELLAESGLLPDVLYTSRLTRAIQTADLALEVADRLWIDVKRSWRLNERHYGALQGKDKAQTLAEYGPEQFQTWRRSFDVPPPPIADDDPYSQVGDPRYADLGDDVPRTECLKDVIDRMLPYWESDITGDLALGKTVLVTAHGNSLRALVKHLDGISDDEIAELNIPTGIPLVYKLDASFAPLGPGEYLDPEAAAAGAAAVAAQGKK, encoded by the coding sequence ATGCCAACTGAGCCCTACACCCTCATTCTGCTGCGCCACGGCAACAGCGAGTGGAACCAGAAGAACCTGTTCACCGGCTGGGTCGACGTGCCGCTCTCCGAGCTCGGCGTCGGTGAGGCCAAGCGCGCCGGGGAGCTGCTCGCGGAGTCGGGTCTCCTGCCCGACGTGCTCTACACTTCGCGACTGACCCGTGCCATCCAGACCGCCGACCTCGCCCTGGAGGTCGCCGACCGCCTGTGGATCGACGTCAAGCGCTCCTGGCGCCTCAACGAGCGCCACTACGGCGCTCTGCAGGGCAAAGACAAGGCGCAGACCCTCGCCGAGTACGGCCCTGAGCAGTTCCAGACCTGGCGCCGGTCCTTCGACGTACCGCCGCCCCCCATCGCCGACGACGACCCCTACTCGCAGGTCGGCGACCCGCGCTACGCCGACCTCGGCGACGACGTTCCGCGCACCGAATGCCTGAAAGACGTCATCGACCGGATGCTGCCCTACTGGGAGTCCGACATCACGGGGGACCTCGCCCTCGGAAAGACCGTGCTGGTCACCGCCCACGGCAACTCGCTGCGCGCACTCGTCAAGCACCTCGACGGCATCTCCGACGACGAGATCGCCGAGCTCAACATCCCCACCGGCATCCCGCTGGTCTACAAGCTGGATGCCTCGTTCGCGCCTCTCGGCCCGGGGGAGTACCTCGACCCCGAAGCCGCCGCCGCGGGAGCCGCAGCAGTCGCTGCGCAAGGCAAGAAGTAG
- the phoU gene encoding phosphate signaling complex protein PhoU — MREVFQQELREVQERLVEISELVTVAITNATEAFNESNVTLAEKVIAEDSKIDALASSLDELAISILALQQPVARDLRIVVTALRVSSSLERMGDIAEHIAQLARYRYPDKVVKKSLRQTFAEMGRLDIEIAKKLTVLLQTEDIALADEMRNDDDKIDELHVSVFDAVLGSHWKGEAVDTVDVTLASRYHERFADHAVSIAKKVQYLATGEWQGASAS; from the coding sequence ATGCGTGAGGTATTCCAGCAAGAGCTGCGAGAGGTTCAGGAGCGTCTCGTCGAGATCTCCGAGCTCGTCACCGTGGCCATCACGAACGCCACCGAGGCGTTCAACGAGTCCAACGTCACCCTCGCCGAGAAGGTGATCGCCGAGGACTCGAAGATCGACGCCCTCGCGTCGAGCCTCGACGAGCTGGCGATCAGCATCCTCGCCCTGCAGCAGCCGGTCGCCCGCGACCTTCGGATCGTGGTGACGGCCCTCCGGGTGAGTTCGTCGCTCGAGCGGATGGGCGACATCGCCGAGCACATCGCTCAGCTCGCGCGCTACCGCTACCCCGACAAGGTGGTGAAGAAGAGCCTGCGCCAGACCTTCGCCGAGATGGGCCGGCTCGACATCGAGATCGCAAAGAAGCTCACGGTGCTGCTGCAGACCGAGGACATCGCCCTCGCCGACGAGATGCGCAACGACGACGACAAGATCGACGAGCTGCACGTGAGCGTCTTCGACGCCGTGCTCGGTTCGCACTGGAAGGGCGAGGCCGTCGACACCGTCGACGTCACGCTGGCCAGCCGCTACCACGAGCGCTTCGCCGACCACGCGGTCTCCATCGCCAAGAAGGTGCAGTACCTCGCCACCGGCGAATGGCAGGGCGCAAGCGCCTCCTGA
- a CDS encoding sensor histidine kinase, protein MAERRGNNAVTVVSSAVPDGVDQVIDALDSAGLVLDPSNNVVKASAKAYTYGLVVNQLLVHEEILEIVGRVRRDGDSVSEEVTLARGPFGEASIHLDVQAARLGSRYVLVLAEDRTDAYRLEEVRRDFIANISHELKTPIGAIALLAEALDPASDDPEQVRRFAKRMGTEATRLSQITREIIELSRLQSTDVLASAVRIDLDEVVASAVDQNHVVADARGMTLAVGGAKHVHVMGDEALLALAINNLIANAVQYSPDGSRVGIGVHHDEGVVELVVTDQGIGIPDEDLPRVFERFFRVDQARSRNTGGTGLGLSIVKHVVQNHGGDIRAWSHIGQGSTFTIRLPEAPPASAVSQGEKR, encoded by the coding sequence ATGGCTGAACGGCGGGGAAACAACGCGGTCACCGTCGTCTCGTCCGCGGTGCCGGATGGGGTGGATCAGGTGATCGACGCCCTCGACTCCGCCGGCCTCGTGCTCGATCCGTCGAACAATGTGGTGAAGGCCTCGGCGAAGGCCTACACCTACGGCCTCGTGGTGAATCAGCTGCTGGTGCACGAGGAGATCCTTGAGATCGTCGGACGGGTGCGCCGCGACGGCGACTCGGTGAGCGAAGAGGTCACGCTCGCCCGTGGGCCGTTCGGTGAGGCCAGCATCCATCTCGACGTGCAGGCAGCCCGGCTCGGCAGCCGCTACGTTCTCGTGCTGGCCGAAGACCGCACCGACGCCTACCGGCTCGAGGAAGTGCGTCGCGACTTCATCGCGAACATCAGCCACGAGTTGAAGACCCCGATCGGCGCCATCGCGCTGCTGGCCGAGGCGCTCGATCCGGCATCCGACGACCCGGAACAGGTGCGACGCTTCGCGAAGCGGATGGGCACCGAGGCCACCCGGCTCTCGCAGATCACGCGCGAGATCATCGAGCTCTCCCGACTGCAGTCCACCGACGTGCTCGCCTCGGCCGTACGCATCGACCTCGACGAGGTGGTCGCGTCCGCCGTCGACCAGAACCACGTGGTCGCGGATGCGCGGGGCATGACCCTCGCGGTGGGCGGAGCGAAGCATGTGCACGTCATGGGCGACGAAGCGCTGCTCGCCCTGGCCATCAACAACCTGATCGCGAACGCGGTGCAGTATTCGCCCGACGGATCGCGCGTCGGCATCGGTGTGCACCACGACGAAGGCGTCGTGGAGCTCGTGGTGACCGACCAGGGGATCGGCATCCCCGACGAAGACCTGCCACGCGTGTTCGAGCGGTTCTTCCGCGTCGATCAGGCGCGATCGCGTAACACGGGCGGAACGGGCCTCGGGCTCAGCATCGTGAAGCACGTCGTGCAGAACCACGGTGGAGACATCCGGGCCTGGTCGCACATCGGCCAGGGCTCGACGTTCACCATCCGGCTACCGGAGGCACCACCTGCTTCGGCAGTTTCACAAGGAGAGAAACGATGA
- a CDS encoding response regulator transcription factor has translation MTHILLVEDEAALSEPLSYLLRREGYGVTVAPDGPSAISEFDRGGVDIILLDLMIPGIPGTEVCREIRTRSSVPIIMLTAKDSEIDIVVGLELGADDYVTKPYSTRELLARIRAVLRRQLEVLDAAEPLLKAGPVSMDVERHTVAVNGKEVAMPLKEFELLELLLRNAGRVLTRGQLIDRVWGSDYFGDTKTLDVHIKRIRSKIEKLPSEPTLLVTVRGLGYRFEG, from the coding sequence ATGACCCATATCCTTCTGGTCGAGGACGAAGCCGCGCTGAGCGAACCGCTCAGCTACCTGCTGCGCCGGGAAGGCTACGGCGTGACCGTGGCGCCTGACGGCCCGAGCGCCATCAGCGAGTTCGATCGTGGTGGAGTGGACATCATCCTGCTCGACCTCATGATCCCGGGCATCCCCGGCACCGAGGTATGCCGTGAGATCCGCACGCGTTCGTCGGTGCCGATCATCATGCTCACGGCCAAGGACAGCGAGATCGACATCGTGGTGGGCCTCGAGCTCGGCGCCGACGACTACGTCACGAAGCCGTACTCCACGCGGGAACTGCTCGCGCGCATCCGGGCCGTTCTGCGGCGTCAGCTCGAGGTGTTGGATGCCGCCGAGCCGCTGCTCAAGGCGGGGCCGGTGTCGATGGATGTCGAGCGCCACACCGTTGCGGTGAACGGCAAAGAGGTGGCCATGCCTCTGAAGGAATTCGAGCTGCTCGAGCTGCTGCTGCGCAACGCCGGCCGCGTGCTCACCCGTGGTCAACTGATCGACCGGGTCTGGGGATCGGACTACTTCGGCGACACCAAGACGCTCGACGTGCACATCAAGCGCATCCGCTCGAAGATCGAGAAGCTCCCTTCGGAGCCGACGCTGCTGGTGACGGTGCGGGGGCTCGGTTACCGCTTCGAAGGCTGA
- a CDS encoding CarD family transcriptional regulator yields the protein MLFEVGETVVYPHHGAATISEVKTRVIKGEEKIYLKLRVTQGDLTIEVPADNVDLVGVRDVIGREGLDKVFEVLRAPFTEEPTNWSRRYKANLEKLASGDVIKVSEVVRDLWRRDQDRGLSAGEKRMLAKARQILISELALAEKTDEEKASLVLDEVLAS from the coding sequence ATGCTTTTTGAGGTTGGCGAAACAGTCGTTTACCCCCACCACGGAGCCGCGACGATTTCCGAGGTGAAGACTCGGGTCATCAAAGGCGAAGAGAAAATCTACCTCAAACTCCGTGTGACGCAGGGTGATCTGACCATCGAGGTGCCTGCCGACAACGTCGACCTGGTCGGCGTGCGCGATGTCATCGGCCGCGAGGGCCTCGACAAGGTTTTCGAAGTGCTGCGCGCTCCCTTCACCGAGGAGCCCACCAACTGGTCCCGCCGCTACAAGGCGAACCTCGAGAAGCTGGCGTCGGGCGACGTCATCAAGGTGAGCGAGGTCGTGCGCGACCTGTGGCGCCGCGACCAAGACCGCGGTCTCTCCGCGGGTGAGAAGCGGATGCTCGCGAAGGCCCGTCAGATCCTGATCTCCGAGCTCGCTCTCGCCGAGAAGACCGACGAGGAAAAGGCCTCGCTGGTGCTCGACGAGGTTCTGGCCTCCTAG
- the ispD gene encoding 2-C-methyl-D-erythritol 4-phosphate cytidylyltransferase yields MPTERPSVGIIVVAAGSGTRLGRNVPKAFVEVGGRSILSRSIDSIRRISEPVELVVVVPADLVGATSTHLSDTPHVVVAGGATRQQSVAAGLEVLSDAVDLVLVHDAARAFTPVDVFERVIAAVRSGAGAIGVIPGLPVTDTIKGRDADGVVQQTIDRSRLTAVQTPQGFPRALLAEAYARAGEDVTDDAELVQQLGHPVHVVPGDERSFKITNPHDLERAEELAAPGARASAPHWRTGIGVDAHAYASDDAPAELWVAGLHWPGERGLAGHSDGDVVAHAICDALLGASGLGDLGSRFGTSDPALAGAHGEVFLRRTRDLLEQAGFTIGNVSVQLIGNRPRFSPRKAEADALLTSILGAPVSVSATTTDGLGFAGRAEGLTAIATCLVVG; encoded by the coding sequence GTGCCGACTGAGCGCCCTTCGGTCGGCATCATCGTCGTCGCGGCCGGTTCAGGCACCCGTCTCGGCCGCAACGTGCCGAAGGCGTTCGTCGAGGTCGGCGGTCGCAGCATCCTGTCGCGGTCGATAGATTCCATTCGGCGCATATCCGAACCGGTTGAACTGGTGGTGGTCGTGCCCGCCGACTTGGTGGGGGCCACCTCAACCCATTTGTCAGATACCCCTCACGTGGTCGTCGCGGGCGGCGCCACCCGGCAGCAGTCGGTGGCTGCCGGTCTCGAGGTGCTCTCGGATGCCGTCGATCTCGTTCTCGTGCACGATGCGGCGCGCGCCTTCACTCCGGTCGACGTGTTCGAACGTGTGATCGCGGCCGTTCGGTCGGGAGCGGGTGCGATCGGTGTCATCCCCGGGCTACCCGTCACCGACACCATCAAGGGGCGCGATGCCGACGGCGTGGTGCAGCAGACGATCGACCGCTCCCGTCTCACCGCCGTGCAGACACCGCAGGGCTTTCCCCGAGCGCTTCTGGCCGAGGCCTATGCCCGGGCGGGCGAAGACGTGACCGACGACGCGGAGCTCGTGCAGCAACTCGGGCACCCGGTGCACGTGGTGCCCGGCGACGAGCGCTCGTTCAAGATCACCAACCCGCACGATCTGGAGCGAGCCGAGGAGCTCGCCGCGCCGGGTGCCCGCGCTTCGGCTCCTCACTGGCGTACGGGCATCGGAGTGGATGCACACGCATACGCCTCCGACGATGCGCCGGCCGAGCTCTGGGTCGCCGGTCTGCACTGGCCCGGTGAGCGAGGTCTTGCGGGGCACAGCGACGGCGACGTCGTGGCGCACGCGATCTGCGATGCACTGCTCGGCGCATCCGGTCTCGGCGATCTCGGCAGCCGTTTCGGCACCTCCGACCCCGCCTTGGCCGGTGCCCACGGCGAGGTCTTCCTGCGTCGTACCCGCGACCTCCTCGAGCAAGCGGGCTTCACGATCGGCAACGTCTCGGTGCAGCTCATCGGCAACCGCCCCCGCTTCTCCCCCCGCAAGGCGGAGGCGGATGCGCTGCTCACGTCGATCCTCGGCGCTCCCGTCAGCGTCTCGGCCACCACCACCGACGGCCTGGGTTTCGCCGGCCGCGCTGAGGGCTTGACGGCAATCGCAACCTGCCTGGTAGTGGGCTAG
- the cysS gene encoding cysteine--tRNA ligase, whose translation MTLHLYDSKARALTDFTPLVPGQVGIYVCGPTVQSSPHIGHLRSALVYDQLRRWLSYSGYAVTFVRNVTDIDDKILINAAESAAAGSPEEWWALAYRIELEFTAAYNAIGVLPPTYEPRATASIPEMQAIIQRLIDAGHAYAPDDGTGDVYFDTGSWPGYGELTHQKLDDMAPAADSDSRGKKDVRDFALWKGHKVGEPETAAWVSPWGRGRPGWHLECSAMSTKYLGAQFDIHGGGLDLRFPHHENEEAQSHAAGDPFANLWIHNGLVAITGQKMSKSLGNSIFASELIESARPVVLRYYLGAAHYRSTLEFHDGAIAEAEAAVSRIEGFLERAERRLAGTRFAGTSELVIPAEFREAMDDDLSVPQAIAVIHETVRRGNAALDDEDFAETAALLGQVLAMTEVLGINPLSPEWATGGDAVAERALGTLVESLIADRETARTNRDFATADRIRDELGQAGISIEDTPNGAHWSLDG comes from the coding sequence GTGACTCTGCACCTCTACGACTCGAAGGCCCGCGCGCTCACCGACTTCACCCCGCTCGTTCCGGGCCAGGTCGGGATCTACGTCTGCGGCCCCACCGTTCAGTCGTCGCCGCACATCGGTCACCTCCGTTCGGCCCTGGTCTACGACCAGCTGCGCCGCTGGCTCTCCTACAGCGGCTACGCCGTCACCTTCGTGCGCAACGTCACCGACATCGACGACAAGATCCTCATCAACGCGGCTGAGAGCGCGGCGGCCGGCAGCCCGGAGGAGTGGTGGGCCCTGGCCTACCGCATCGAGCTCGAGTTCACCGCGGCCTACAACGCGATCGGGGTGCTGCCCCCGACCTACGAGCCGCGCGCGACGGCGAGCATCCCCGAGATGCAGGCGATCATTCAGCGTCTCATCGATGCGGGGCACGCCTACGCTCCCGACGACGGCACCGGTGACGTCTACTTCGACACCGGCAGCTGGCCCGGCTACGGTGAGTTGACGCATCAGAAGCTCGACGACATGGCGCCGGCCGCCGACTCCGACTCGCGTGGCAAGAAGGATGTGCGCGATTTCGCACTCTGGAAGGGTCACAAGGTAGGCGAGCCCGAGACGGCCGCCTGGGTGAGCCCGTGGGGCCGTGGCCGGCCGGGCTGGCATCTGGAGTGCTCGGCGATGTCGACCAAGTACCTCGGCGCCCAGTTCGACATCCACGGAGGCGGCCTCGACCTGCGTTTCCCGCACCACGAGAACGAGGAGGCGCAGTCGCACGCGGCCGGCGACCCGTTCGCGAACCTCTGGATTCACAACGGTCTCGTCGCCATCACGGGCCAGAAGATGTCGAAGTCGCTCGGCAACTCGATCTTCGCCTCCGAGCTCATCGAATCGGCTCGCCCGGTCGTGCTGCGCTACTACCTCGGGGCGGCGCACTACCGTTCCACGCTCGAGTTCCACGACGGAGCGATTGCCGAGGCCGAGGCCGCGGTGTCGCGCATCGAGGGCTTCCTCGAGCGCGCCGAGCGGCGACTGGCCGGCACACGCTTCGCGGGAACCTCCGAGCTCGTCATCCCCGCCGAATTCCGGGAGGCGATGGATGACGACCTGAGCGTTCCGCAGGCGATCGCCGTCATCCACGAGACGGTGCGCCGCGGCAATGCCGCACTCGACGACGAGGACTTCGCCGAGACGGCAGCGCTGCTCGGCCAGGTGCTCGCGATGACGGAGGTGCTCGGGATCAACCCGCTCTCGCCCGAATGGGCGACGGGCGGGGATGCCGTCGCCGAGCGGGCACTGGGTACGCTGGTCGAAAGCCTCATCGCCGATCGAGAGACGGCGCGCACGAACCGCGATTTCGCAACCGCGGACCGCATCCGAGACGAACTCGGACAAGCCGGAATATCAATTGAAGACACGCCGAACGGCGCGCACTGGAGTCTCGATGGCTAA
- the rlmB gene encoding 23S rRNA (guanosine(2251)-2'-O)-methyltransferase RlmB, with amino-acid sequence MAKSGTGRPSRAGAVRRGTKGSKAVGSGGQGRQALEGKKPTPKAEDRPYHPAGKAKAARERLAAAGGGKGARTGGRSSNDRGQGQDAPRNAPARRVKKADDSEIVTGRNSVVEALRAHIPATALYVAFRVEVDERVKEALSLANKRGIPVMEVMRPELDRLSGHDSVHQGLALKVPPYEYAHPETLLDEVLAKHKTPLFVALDGITDPRNLGAIIRSTAAFGGHGVIVPQRRSVGVTASAWKTSAGAAARTPVAMASNLTQTLKAFKARGVFVIGLDGDGDVSLPGLDFADGPIVVVVGNEGKGLSRLVTETCDAVVSIPISSGTESLNAGIAASVTLYEIARQRSQ; translated from the coding sequence ATGGCTAAATCAGGAACGGGCCGCCCCTCGAGGGCCGGCGCCGTACGCAGGGGCACCAAGGGCAGCAAGGCCGTCGGATCGGGCGGCCAGGGCCGCCAGGCGCTCGAAGGCAAGAAGCCGACCCCGAAGGCGGAGGACCGCCCGTACCACCCCGCCGGCAAGGCCAAGGCGGCGCGCGAGCGTCTCGCAGCGGCCGGCGGCGGCAAGGGCGCCCGTACGGGCGGGCGTTCGTCGAACGACCGGGGACAGGGTCAGGATGCGCCGCGCAACGCTCCGGCCCGCCGTGTGAAGAAGGCCGACGACAGTGAGATCGTCACCGGCCGCAACTCGGTGGTCGAGGCGCTGAGGGCGCACATCCCGGCGACCGCACTCTACGTCGCGTTCCGGGTGGAGGTGGACGAGCGCGTCAAGGAGGCGCTGTCGCTGGCCAACAAGCGTGGCATCCCGGTGATGGAGGTCATGCGGCCTGAGCTCGACCGGCTCTCCGGGCACGACTCGGTGCACCAGGGGCTGGCGCTGAAGGTGCCGCCGTATGAGTACGCGCATCCGGAGACCCTGCTCGACGAGGTTCTGGCGAAGCACAAGACGCCGCTGTTCGTGGCGCTCGACGGCATCACCGACCCGCGCAACCTCGGGGCGATCATCCGCTCCACCGCCGCGTTCGGCGGACATGGCGTGATCGTGCCCCAGCGACGCTCGGTGGGTGTGACGGCCTCGGCTTGGAAGACCTCAGCGGGCGCCGCCGCGCGCACCCCCGTCGCCATGGCGTCGAACCTCACCCAGACCCTTAAGGCCTTCAAGGCGCGCGGCGTCTTCGTGATCGGTCTCGACGGCGACGGCGACGTGAGCCTCCCGGGCCTCGACTTCGCCGACGGCCCGATCGTGGTCGTGGTGGGCAACGAGGGTAAGGGCTTGAGCCGTCTCGTCACGGAGACCTGCGACGCGGTCGTCTCGATCCCGATCTCTTCGGGCACCGAGTCGCTCAACGCCGGCATCGCCGCGTCGGTCACCCTCTACGAGATCGCCCGCCAGCGCTCCCAGTAG